The proteins below come from a single Notamacropus eugenii isolate mMacEug1 chromosome 7, mMacEug1.pri_v2, whole genome shotgun sequence genomic window:
- the ZNF770 gene encoding zinc finger protein 770, with the protein MVKVQQCVVSNKLPRKRPYICNICFKHFETPSKLARHYLIHTGQKPFECHVCHKTFRQLVHLERHQLTHKLPFKCSICQRHFKNLITFLKHQQLHNENYQNDVKQVKRLVESKQEKPSYGVFRSFSTEERWVLHPSSKSDHVYGTARRRKKIHACDTCSKMFPSRSKLERHLLIHTGQKPFKCSLCSKSFRQSTHLKIHQLTHTEERPFQCCFCQKGFKIQSKLLKHKQIHTRKKNFQTISFKKKNPEPHSAPIKLNLRQDGFENGDTQEPEEDAPEVDSIYIVPFQCPECEQCFESEQILSVHKCLQAGGAKNTNGIKRKRNYKTNVKGKVLTKLRRGGDKTLDAFRSDKKKFKARFLKNRDLLGEQSSDQNTSPKTFKSPHGKFGSYKKVSSSKKKRHLPFSWQKQLQSPSAEINLKGTINSEGILNVEDSVNNDIMIYSPSGEEFFDDPEALQHALSAPTDELHTRHKMCPCDKCEKVFPSISKLQRHYLIHTGQRPFGCNVCGKSFRQSAHLKRHKLTHIEKIPFKRPIYQVEFENLNKLFTQQGDSSQLVVYSEASDAQEYKMTDSNEVSEFKVSTEAGDFILVTHGRNMQPYLSKKLLETEQRRYSRYRGYSGSAEKNEGLLYQCSVCFKSFRSPSKLERHYLIHAGQKPFECSVCGKTFRQAPHWKRHQLTHFKERP; encoded by the coding sequence ATGGTAAAGGTTCAACAGTGTGTGGTGTCTAACAAGTTACCTAGGAAGAGGCcatatatttgtaatatttgctTCAAGCACTTTGAAACACCATCAAAATTAGCCAGACATTATCTTATTCACACTGGTCAAAAGCCATTTGAGTGCCATGTGTGTCATAAAACTTTTAGGCAGCTAGTTCATCTGGAAAGACATCAGCTAACTCACAAGCTGCCATTTAAATGTAGTATTTGTCAGCGACACTTTAAAAATCTAATAACCTTCTTGAAACATCAGCAGCTCCACAACGAAAACTACCAGAATGATGTAAAGCAAGTCAAAAGATTGGTGGAGTCCAAGCAAGAGAAACCAAGTTATGGGGTATTCCGTTCTTTTTCGACAGAAGAAAGGTGGGTATTACACCCATCCTCCAAGTCAGATCATGTGTATGGCACtgcaaggagaaggaagaaaatccaTGCATGTGATACCTGCAGCAAGATGTTTCCATCCCGCTCAAAGCTGGAAAGGCATTTACTTATTCACACTGGCCAGAAACCTTTTAAATGTTCTCTTTGCAGTAAGTCATTTAGACAGTCAACTCATTTGAAAATCCATCAGCTAACACATACAGAAGAGAGACCTTTTCAATGTTGTTTTTGTCAAAAGGGATTTAAGATTCAGAGCAAACTTCTAAAGCATAAACAAATTCATaccagaaaaaagaattttcagaCTATTTCATTCAAGAAAAAGAATCCAGAACCACACTCAGcaccaattaaattaaatttaaggcAGGATGGTTTTGAAAATGGTGACACACAGGAACCCGAGGAAGATGCTCCTGAGGTGGACTCTATTTATATTGTCCCTTTTCAGTGTCCAGAATGTGAGCAGTGCTTTGAATCAGAGCAGATTCTCAGTGTTCACAAATGTTTGCAGGCAGGAGGTGCTAAAAATACAAACGGCATCAAAAGAAAACGCAACTACAAAACTAACGTTAAAGGTAAAGTTTTGACTAAGCTAAGGCGAGGTGGGGATAAGACGTTAGATGCCTTTCGGTCTGACAAAAAGAAGTTTAAAGCTAGATTCTTAAAAAATCGTGATCTTCTTGGGGAGCAAAGCTCGGATCAGAATACCTCACCCAAAACTTTTAAGAGTCCTCATGGCAAATTTGGGTCGTATAAGAAAGTTAGTAgtagtaaaaagaaaagacatttgccattttcctggcAAAAGCAACTGCAGAGCCCTAGTGCAGAAATCAATTTGAAAGGTACTATTAATAGTGAAGGAATTTTAAATGTAGAAGATTCCGTGAATAATGACATAATGATTTATAGTCCATCTGGTGAGGAATTCTTTGATGATCCTGAAGCGCTTCAACATGCGCTTTCAGCTCCCACTGACGAGCTGCATACAAGACATAAAATGTGTCCATGTGACAAATGTGAGAAGGTTTTCCCTTCTATATCCAAACTTCAAAGACACTATCTAATTCACACTGGACAGAGACCTTTTGGCTGTAATGTTTGTGGGAAGTCTTTCAGACAGTCAGCTCACTTAAAAAGGCATAAGCTCACTCACATTGAAAAGATCCCTTTTAAAAGACCTATTTACCAGGTAGAATTTGAAAATTTAAACAAACTTTTCACTCAACAAGGAGACAGTTCTCAGTTGGTGGTTTATTCTGAGGCTTCTGATGCTCAAGAATATAAGATGACTGACTCAAATGAAGTGTCAGAATTCAAAGTTAGTACAGAAGCAGGGGATTTCATTCTTGTCACCCATGGTAGAAACATGCAGCCCTATCTATCTAAGAAACTGTTGGAGACAGAGCAGAGGCGTTACAGCCGTTACCGTGGCTATTCAGGAAGTGCTGAGAAGAATGAAGGCCTGCTTTACCAGTGTAGTGTTTGTTTTAAAAGTTTCAGGTCTCCATCCAAACTCGAAAGACACTATTTAATACATGCAGGACAGAAGCCATTTGAATGTTCAGTGTGTGGCAAAACCTTTAGACAGGCACCCCACTGGAAGAGGCACCAGCTTACTCATTTCAAAGAACGACCCTAG